The following proteins are co-located in the Vanessa atalanta chromosome 11, ilVanAtal1.2, whole genome shotgun sequence genome:
- the LOC125067317 gene encoding mitochondrial transcription rescue factor 1, whose translation MNIIRRQNHITSNIFRVILNEIRTKPQIINFSQCSKSLTSSKLVNSKLINFSYDITRSKSKKKTDPDSDDEAEVFDDDISLSRDSKIVKITTTSLRTDAVLKSALGIARNKIEKLFYESKIRVNGKKILKKSMPVQVDYELDVIKSISPKNPEHLYISRVEILNIVAKEESIIVTARRFKTLLIENYENDPYKPSTSDEDQ comes from the exons atgaatattatacggAGACAAAATCATATTACCAGTAATATATTTCGTGTAATCCTTAATGAAATAAGAACAAAaccacaaattattaatttttctcaaTGTAGTAAATCTTTAACTAGTTCTAAATTGGTTAACtcgaaactaattaatttttcctATGATATAACACGTTCTAAATCCAAAAAG aaaactgACCCAGATTCTGATGATGAGGCCGAAGTTTTTGATGATGATATTTCATTGTCAAGAGAttctaaaattgttaaaataacaacaacatCTTTGAGAACTGATGCTGTACTTAAGTCGGCTTTAGGAATAGCGagaaa caaaattgaaaaactattttatgaaaGCAAAATCAGAGTTAATGGTAAGAAGATTTTGAAGAAAAGTATGcct gtACAAGTGGACTATGAATTAGatgttattaaaagtattagtCCAAAAAACCCAGAACATTTGTATATATCAagagttgaaatattaaatatagtggcAAAAGAAGAGAGCATCATAGTAACAGCGAGAAGATTTAAGACACTCCTTatagaaaattatgaaaatgatcCTTACAAACCATCTACATCAGATGAAgatcaataa